The Acropora palmata chromosome 10, jaAcrPala1.3, whole genome shotgun sequence genome contains a region encoding:
- the LOC141895565 gene encoding leucine-zipper-like transcriptional regulator 1 isoform X1 gives MATGSGHSYRPFEVDDNLEAIDTLSLDFGRFEKDNRWRGMPKCDEFVGARRSKHTLVTWNDALYVFGGDNGKRMLNDMLRFDINDNSWSRAVTKGTPPAPRYHHSAVIFGSNMLVFGGFTGDLYSNSNLQNKNDLFEYKFNTGQWTEWHIEGRLPPARSAHGAAIYKNNLWIFAGYDGNKRLDDLWTICLTDLNPRWQEMLHSGDRPPTCCNFPVAVVKDSMFVFSGQSGTKITNDMFEFNFLDQRWTRIPSAHLLRGSPAPPQRRYGHSMVAFDRYLYVFGGVADNTLPSDLYRFSLDDKSWEVVQPAVDSEVPSGRLFHDADVINNEMYIFGGTVDNNVRSSELYRFQLASYPRCTLRADFGRLLDSNQFCDMVFLIGEEGTCFPAHAAFVSARSPWLRTQLLRAREKCQRSSPLRQHEQEDDKLEVKLPEVEVQSFAVTLRYMYTDCIFPLVKDCQGSQDISLIMDVYRLALKLEIGSLEALCVQYIESSICQENVLVALDSAARLQLDPLKDFCLRFIVREANYNNIIMSKNFESVPQKLMVEIIRRRQVPQGNTHIPVDNQCRSTHPEKTLQRDMLDFFQGSRGQDFCDILLMVDGEPIGAHKAVLAARCSYFEAMFRSFMPENNTVTITIGETVPSREAFNSLLHYIYHGDVSMPPEDSLYLLSAPYFFGFTNNRLQAFCKQNLEMNVSFENVVEILEAAHRIGASDMKKHALDLVVGHFTKVAKSPKLRRLSRDLLLEILDAIADFLKETDLSVCS, from the exons ATGGCCACCGGAAGTGGACATTCTTACCGTCCCTTCGAGGTAGATGACAACTTGGAGGCGATCGATACATTATCACTGGACTTTGGACGGTTTGAAAAAGATAATAGATGGAGAGGAATGCCAAAATGCGACGAGTTTGTCGGAGCAAG GCGGAGTAAGCACACACTTGTCACATGGAATGATGCTCTGTATGTATTTGGTGGTGATAATGG AAAGAGAATGCTGAATGACATGTTGAGATTTGATATCAATGACAATTCTTGGAGCAG AGCTGTAACCAAAGGAACTCCCCCAGCCCCTCGCTACCATCACTCAGCTGTTATTTTTGGATCAAACATGCTTGTATTTGGTGGATTTACTg GCGACCTTTACTCCAACTCCAACCTTCAAAACAAGAATGATCTGTTTGAATACAAGTTTAACACTGGGCAGTGGACAGAGTGGCACATTGAAGGAAg ACTTCCTCCTGCAAGATCAGCTCATGGAGCAGCAATTTATAAAAACAACTTATGGATTTTTGCTGGCTATGATGGAAACAAACG ACTGGATGATCTTTGGACAATTTGCTTGACTGATCTGAATCCACGATGGCAAGAG ATGCTACATTCAGGTGACAGGCCACCAACATGTTGTAACTTCCCAGTAGCTGTGGTCAAGGACAGTATGTTTGTGTTTTCTGGTCAAAGTGGAACAAAGATCACCAATGACATgtttgaattcaattttttggacCAGAG GTGGACCCGTATTCCGTCAGCCCATTTATTACGCGGTTCTCCGGCGCCACCGCAGCGGCGGTATGGTCACAGTATGGTGGCGTTTGATAGATACTTGTACGTGTTTGGTGGAGTGGCGGACAACACTTTACCTTCAGATTTGTACAG GTTTTCGCTTGATGATAAGTCATGGGAGGTGGTACAACCAGCAGTGGACAGCGAG GTTCCATCAGGTCGACTCTTCCACGATGCCGATGTGATCAATAACGAGATGTACATATTTGGCGGAACGGTTGATAACAACGTGCGAAGTAGTGAGCTTTATCGATTTCAG CTGGCAAGCTATCCCCGCTGCACGCTCAGAGCAGATTTTGGTCGCTTATTGGACAGTAACCAGTTTTGTGACATGGTGTTCTTGATTGGCGAG GAAGGGACTTGTTTTCCGGCTCACGCAGCCTTTGTGTCGGCCAGGTCACCTTGGTTAAGGACCCAGTTACTGCGAGCAAGGGAAAAATGTCAG AGATCTAGTCCTCTAAGACAACATGAGCAAGAGGATGATAAACTCGAAGTAAAGCTGCCTGAAGTTGAAGTCCAGTCCTTTGCGGTCACGCTGCGATACATGTACACCGACTGTATATTTCCCCTTGTCAAAG ATTGTCAAGGATCTCAAGATATCAGCCTCATCATGGATGTCTACAGACTAGCTCTGAAG CTAGAGATTGGTTCTCTGGAAGCTCTGTGTGTGCAATACATCGAATCCTCGATTTGTCAAGAAAATGTTCTTGTAGCTTTAGACAGCGCTGCGAGATTACAATTGGACCCTCTTAAG GATTTCTGCCTTCGCTTCATTGTTCGAGAGGCAAACTACAACAACATCATCATGAGCAAGAATTTTGAATCTGTTCCTCAAAAATTGATGGTCGAGATAATTAGACGACGTCAGGTGCCACAG gGTAATACCCATATCCCTGTAGACAACCAGTGCCGCTCGACACATCCAG AGAAGACATTGCAGCGAGACATGTTGGACTTCTTCCAGGGATCGCGTGGTCAAGACTTCTGCGACATTCTGTTGATGGTGGATGGCGAACCCATTGGAGCTCATAAA GCAGTCCTCGCCGCAAGATGTAG ttattttgAAGCAATGTTCCGATCATTTATGCCAGAGAACAACACCGTCACG ATCACCATTGGTGAAACAGTCCCTTCACGAGAAGCTTTCAATTCTCTCCTTCATTACATCTACCATGGTGATGTGTCTATGCCGCCTGAAGACTCACT ATACCTGCTGTCAGCCCCTTACTTTTTTGGCTTCACTAACAATCGGTTACAG GCATTCTGCAAACAAAACCTGGAAATGAATGTCTCATTTGAAAATGTAGTGGAG atTCTTGAAGCAGCTCACAGAATCGGAGCTTCGGACATGAAGAAACATGCTCTAGACCTGGTCGTTGGGCATTTTACAAAG GTTGCAAAGTCTCCCAAACTGAGAAGGCTGAGCCGAGACCTGCTGCTAGAGATTCTGGATGCCATTGCCGACTTCTTGAAAGAAACAGATTTGTCTGTCTGCTCATGA
- the LOC141895565 gene encoding leucine-zipper-like transcriptional regulator 1 isoform X2 — MATGSGHSYRPFEVDDNLEAIDTLSLDFGRFEKDNRWRGMPKCDEFVGARRSKHTLVTWNDALYVFGGDNGKRMLNDMLRFDINDNSWSRAVTKGTPPAPRYHHSAVIFGSNMLVFGGFTGDLYSNSNLQNKNDLFEYKFNTGQWTEWHIEGRLPPARSAHGAAIYKNNLWIFAGYDGNKRLDDLWTICLTDLNPRWQEMLHSGDRPPTCCNFPVAVVKDSMFVFSGQSGTKITNDMFEFNFLDQRWTRIPSAHLLRGSPAPPQRRYGHSMVAFDRYLYVFGGVADNTLPSDLYRFSLDDKSWEVVQPAVDSEVPSGRLFHDADVINNEMYIFGGTVDNNVRSSELYRFQLASYPRCTLRADFGRLLDSNQFCDMVFLIGEEGTCFPAHAAFVSARSPWLRTQLLRAREKCQRSSPLRQHEQEDDKLEVKLPEVEVQSFAVTLRYMYTDCIFPLVKDCQGSQDISLIMDVYRLALKDFCLRFIVREANYNNIIMSKNFESVPQKLMVEIIRRRQVPQGNTHIPVDNQCRSTHPEKTLQRDMLDFFQGSRGQDFCDILLMVDGEPIGAHKAVLAARCSYFEAMFRSFMPENNTVTITIGETVPSREAFNSLLHYIYHGDVSMPPEDSLYLLSAPYFFGFTNNRLQAFCKQNLEMNVSFENVVEILEAAHRIGASDMKKHALDLVVGHFTKVAKSPKLRRLSRDLLLEILDAIADFLKETDLSVCS; from the exons ATGGCCACCGGAAGTGGACATTCTTACCGTCCCTTCGAGGTAGATGACAACTTGGAGGCGATCGATACATTATCACTGGACTTTGGACGGTTTGAAAAAGATAATAGATGGAGAGGAATGCCAAAATGCGACGAGTTTGTCGGAGCAAG GCGGAGTAAGCACACACTTGTCACATGGAATGATGCTCTGTATGTATTTGGTGGTGATAATGG AAAGAGAATGCTGAATGACATGTTGAGATTTGATATCAATGACAATTCTTGGAGCAG AGCTGTAACCAAAGGAACTCCCCCAGCCCCTCGCTACCATCACTCAGCTGTTATTTTTGGATCAAACATGCTTGTATTTGGTGGATTTACTg GCGACCTTTACTCCAACTCCAACCTTCAAAACAAGAATGATCTGTTTGAATACAAGTTTAACACTGGGCAGTGGACAGAGTGGCACATTGAAGGAAg ACTTCCTCCTGCAAGATCAGCTCATGGAGCAGCAATTTATAAAAACAACTTATGGATTTTTGCTGGCTATGATGGAAACAAACG ACTGGATGATCTTTGGACAATTTGCTTGACTGATCTGAATCCACGATGGCAAGAG ATGCTACATTCAGGTGACAGGCCACCAACATGTTGTAACTTCCCAGTAGCTGTGGTCAAGGACAGTATGTTTGTGTTTTCTGGTCAAAGTGGAACAAAGATCACCAATGACATgtttgaattcaattttttggacCAGAG GTGGACCCGTATTCCGTCAGCCCATTTATTACGCGGTTCTCCGGCGCCACCGCAGCGGCGGTATGGTCACAGTATGGTGGCGTTTGATAGATACTTGTACGTGTTTGGTGGAGTGGCGGACAACACTTTACCTTCAGATTTGTACAG GTTTTCGCTTGATGATAAGTCATGGGAGGTGGTACAACCAGCAGTGGACAGCGAG GTTCCATCAGGTCGACTCTTCCACGATGCCGATGTGATCAATAACGAGATGTACATATTTGGCGGAACGGTTGATAACAACGTGCGAAGTAGTGAGCTTTATCGATTTCAG CTGGCAAGCTATCCCCGCTGCACGCTCAGAGCAGATTTTGGTCGCTTATTGGACAGTAACCAGTTTTGTGACATGGTGTTCTTGATTGGCGAG GAAGGGACTTGTTTTCCGGCTCACGCAGCCTTTGTGTCGGCCAGGTCACCTTGGTTAAGGACCCAGTTACTGCGAGCAAGGGAAAAATGTCAG AGATCTAGTCCTCTAAGACAACATGAGCAAGAGGATGATAAACTCGAAGTAAAGCTGCCTGAAGTTGAAGTCCAGTCCTTTGCGGTCACGCTGCGATACATGTACACCGACTGTATATTTCCCCTTGTCAAAG ATTGTCAAGGATCTCAAGATATCAGCCTCATCATGGATGTCTACAGACTAGCTCTGAAG GATTTCTGCCTTCGCTTCATTGTTCGAGAGGCAAACTACAACAACATCATCATGAGCAAGAATTTTGAATCTGTTCCTCAAAAATTGATGGTCGAGATAATTAGACGACGTCAGGTGCCACAG gGTAATACCCATATCCCTGTAGACAACCAGTGCCGCTCGACACATCCAG AGAAGACATTGCAGCGAGACATGTTGGACTTCTTCCAGGGATCGCGTGGTCAAGACTTCTGCGACATTCTGTTGATGGTGGATGGCGAACCCATTGGAGCTCATAAA GCAGTCCTCGCCGCAAGATGTAG ttattttgAAGCAATGTTCCGATCATTTATGCCAGAGAACAACACCGTCACG ATCACCATTGGTGAAACAGTCCCTTCACGAGAAGCTTTCAATTCTCTCCTTCATTACATCTACCATGGTGATGTGTCTATGCCGCCTGAAGACTCACT ATACCTGCTGTCAGCCCCTTACTTTTTTGGCTTCACTAACAATCGGTTACAG GCATTCTGCAAACAAAACCTGGAAATGAATGTCTCATTTGAAAATGTAGTGGAG atTCTTGAAGCAGCTCACAGAATCGGAGCTTCGGACATGAAGAAACATGCTCTAGACCTGGTCGTTGGGCATTTTACAAAG GTTGCAAAGTCTCCCAAACTGAGAAGGCTGAGCCGAGACCTGCTGCTAGAGATTCTGGATGCCATTGCCGACTTCTTGAAAGAAACAGATTTGTCTGTCTGCTCATGA